The following are encoded in a window of Massilia sp. R2A-15 genomic DNA:
- a CDS encoding NAD kinase — MPATPAPQKTIALVVRQNTVGIEQPVRGLVDYLQGAGYRVVLEAETAAHVGMAGLEAMSASQIGESASYAIVMGGDGTMLGIARQLAPYDVPLIGINQGRLGFMTDIPIERMIPVLDDLLAGKSQAEKRTLLEARVMRGGAMIACGLAVNDVVVARGAGAGMVELKVTVDGNFMYNQRSDGLIIATPTGSTAYALSAGGPLLHPSLSGIGLVPIAPHALSNRPIVVPDTSQIVVEIVSGRDVSVNFDMQTFASLAHGDQITISRSPNCITFLHPEGWSYYDTLREKLHWNEYPSGEGKLK, encoded by the coding sequence ATGCCCGCTACGCCTGCACCGCAAAAGACCATCGCGCTCGTAGTCCGGCAAAACACTGTCGGCATCGAGCAGCCGGTGCGCGGCCTGGTCGACTATCTGCAAGGCGCCGGCTACCGCGTGGTGCTGGAAGCTGAAACCGCGGCGCACGTGGGCATGGCCGGCCTGGAAGCGATGAGCGCGAGCCAGATCGGCGAGAGCGCCAGCTACGCCATCGTGATGGGCGGCGACGGCACCATGCTCGGCATCGCACGCCAGCTCGCCCCCTACGACGTGCCGCTGATCGGCATCAACCAGGGCCGCCTGGGCTTCATGACCGACATTCCGATCGAGCGCATGATCCCGGTGCTCGACGACCTCCTGGCCGGCAAGTCTCAAGCCGAAAAGCGCACCCTGCTCGAAGCGCGCGTGATGCGCGGCGGCGCCATGATCGCCTGCGGCCTGGCCGTCAACGACGTGGTGGTGGCGCGCGGCGCCGGCGCCGGCATGGTCGAACTGAAGGTCACGGTCGACGGCAATTTCATGTACAACCAGCGCTCGGACGGCCTGATCATCGCCACGCCGACCGGATCGACCGCGTACGCGCTGTCGGCCGGCGGCCCGCTGCTGCATCCGTCCCTGTCGGGCATCGGCCTGGTGCCGATCGCGCCGCACGCGCTGTCGAACCGGCCGATCGTGGTGCCCGACACCAGCCAGATCGTGGTCGAAATCGTCAGCGGCCGCGACGTCAGCGTCAACTTCGACATGCAGACCTTCGCCAGCCTGGCGCACGGCGACCAGATCACCATCTCGCGCTCGCCCAACTGCATCACCTTCCTGCATCCGGAAGGCTGGAGCTACTACGACACCCTGCGCGAAAAACTGCACTGGAACGAATACCCCTCCGGCGAAGGCAAGCTGAAATAG
- the hemH gene encoding ferrochelatase: MPFRKEPPYSHGTVGRSAIVLVNLGTPDAPTRSAVRRYLKEFLWDRRVVEIPRALWWFVLNLIILPFRSGKSAAKYASIWTRDGSPLKVHTQAQAMLLRGALGERGHDALRVTMAMRYGSPSLPEVLDKLKAEHCERIVILPAYPQYSGTTTGSIYDAVFAHFKDVRNVPELRMVKHYHDHDSYIEALHDSVLKHWEINGRGQKLVMSFHGVPKRTLLLGDPYHCECHKTARLLAAKLRLKPDDYVVTFQSRFGKAEWLQPYTAPTLQQLARDGLKRVDVICPGFTSDCLETLEEIAMEVKHDFLQAGGKEFHYIECLNEEPSWIAGLAEIAEQHLIGWPTMMTAAQREAEKKEAEVGRERAVALGGR, encoded by the coding sequence ATGCCCTTCCGCAAAGAACCTCCTTACAGCCACGGCACCGTGGGCCGCAGCGCGATCGTCCTCGTCAACCTGGGCACGCCCGACGCGCCGACCCGCTCCGCCGTCCGCCGCTACCTGAAGGAATTCCTTTGGGACCGGCGCGTGGTCGAAATCCCGCGCGCGCTGTGGTGGTTCGTCCTCAACCTGATCATCCTGCCGTTCCGCTCCGGGAAGTCGGCCGCGAAGTACGCGAGCATCTGGACCCGCGACGGCTCGCCGCTGAAGGTGCACACGCAGGCGCAGGCCATGCTGCTGCGCGGCGCGCTCGGCGAACGCGGCCACGACGCGCTGCGCGTGACGATGGCGATGCGCTACGGCTCGCCGTCGCTGCCCGAGGTGCTCGACAAGCTCAAGGCCGAGCATTGCGAGCGCATCGTCATCCTGCCGGCCTACCCGCAGTACTCCGGCACCACCACCGGCTCGATCTACGACGCGGTATTCGCCCATTTCAAGGATGTGCGCAACGTGCCCGAGCTGCGCATGGTCAAGCACTATCACGACCACGACAGCTACATCGAGGCGCTGCACGACAGTGTGCTGAAACACTGGGAGATCAACGGCCGCGGCCAGAAGCTGGTGATGAGCTTCCATGGCGTGCCGAAGCGCACGCTGCTGCTGGGCGACCCCTACCACTGCGAGTGCCACAAGACAGCGCGCCTGCTGGCGGCCAAGCTGCGCCTGAAGCCGGACGACTACGTGGTGACCTTCCAGTCGCGCTTCGGCAAGGCCGAGTGGCTGCAGCCGTACACGGCGCCGACCCTGCAGCAGCTGGCGCGCGACGGTCTCAAACGCGTCGACGTGATCTGCCCGGGCTTCACCAGCGACTGCCTGGAGACGCTCGAAGAGATCGCGATGGAAGTGAAGCACGACTTCCTGCAAGCCGGCGGCAAGGAGTTCCACTACATCGAGTGCCTGAACGAGGAGCCGTCGTGGATCGCCGGCCTGGCCGAAATCGCCGAGCAGCACCTGATCGGCTGGCCGACCATGATGACGGCGGCGCAGCGCGAGGCGGAGAAAAAAGAGGCTGAGGTAGGCAGGGAACGCGCTGTTGCGCTGGGCGGGCGGTAG
- the recN gene encoding DNA repair protein RecN: MLRTLTIRDFVIVDAIELEFASGFSVFTGETGAGKSILIDALQLALGGRGDASVVREGAAKADITADFSVDGAAAAWLEQNEFAIEDGGALLRRVIDNAGRSKAFINGIAATATQLRDLGDLLVDIHGQHAHQSLLKSDAQRALLDNQSALQDAGAVTLAQEVAASHKQWRALVRQREEFERDAKNVLIERERLEWQVGELDKLAAKPGEWTEISNEHSRLSHAASLLEGAEEALAAISESDDPILSRLSSLNVKLGKLVDVDAELQGVLDLMEPARIQLQEAVYSLKAYLDRVELDPERLRQVDARLEALHSAARKFRVTPDELPQEHAALAEKLREMSDASDIDGLRRQEEAVRATYMEAAGRLSAMRASAAKLLGAQVTAAMQELSMSGGSFAVGLNPAEPSAAGLEQVEFLVAGHAGVAPRPLAKVASGGELARIALAISVITSNATTTPTLIFDEVDSGIGGAVAEVVGRLLKRLGQQRQVLCVTHLPQVASQANQHFQVAKGTTDAGKTVSRIDVLDSKARIEEVARMLGGVEITATTRKHARELLAGV, translated from the coding sequence ATGCTGCGTACCCTTACCATCCGCGACTTCGTCATCGTTGACGCCATCGAACTCGAATTTGCCAGCGGCTTTTCCGTCTTCACCGGCGAGACCGGCGCCGGCAAGTCGATCCTGATCGACGCGCTGCAACTGGCGCTGGGCGGCCGCGGCGACGCCTCCGTCGTGCGCGAAGGCGCCGCCAAGGCCGACATTACCGCCGACTTCTCGGTGGACGGCGCCGCCGCCGCGTGGCTGGAGCAAAACGAGTTCGCCATCGAAGACGGCGGCGCGCTGCTGCGCCGCGTGATCGACAACGCCGGCCGCTCGAAGGCCTTCATCAACGGCATCGCCGCCACCGCGACCCAGCTGCGCGACCTGGGCGACCTGCTGGTCGACATCCACGGCCAGCACGCGCACCAGTCGCTGCTGAAATCCGATGCGCAGCGCGCGCTGCTGGACAACCAGTCGGCCTTGCAGGACGCTGGCGCGGTCACGCTGGCGCAGGAAGTCGCGGCCAGCCACAAGCAGTGGCGCGCGCTGGTGCGCCAGCGCGAGGAGTTCGAGCGCGACGCCAAGAACGTCTTGATCGAACGCGAGCGGCTCGAGTGGCAGGTCGGAGAACTCGACAAGCTGGCCGCCAAGCCGGGCGAGTGGACCGAGATCAGCAACGAGCATAGCCGCCTGTCGCACGCGGCCAGCCTGCTCGAAGGCGCGGAAGAAGCGCTTGCGGCGATCTCCGAGTCCGACGACCCGATCCTGTCGCGGCTGTCGTCGCTGAACGTCAAGCTGGGCAAGCTGGTTGACGTCGATGCGGAGCTGCAGGGCGTGCTCGATCTGATGGAGCCGGCGCGCATCCAGCTGCAGGAAGCGGTGTATTCGCTCAAGGCTTACCTCGACCGGGTCGAACTCGATCCCGAGCGGCTGCGCCAGGTCGATGCGCGCCTCGAAGCGCTGCACAGCGCGGCGCGCAAGTTCCGCGTGACGCCGGACGAACTGCCGCAGGAACATGCTGCCTTGGCCGAAAAGCTGCGCGAGATGTCCGATGCGAGCGATATCGACGGCTTGCGCAGGCAGGAAGAGGCGGTGCGCGCAACGTACATGGAAGCGGCAGGCCGCTTGTCGGCGATGCGCGCCAGTGCGGCAAAGCTGCTTGGCGCGCAGGTGACGGCGGCGATGCAGGAATTGAGCATGAGCGGCGGCAGCTTCGCGGTCGGGCTCAATCCGGCCGAGCCGAGTGCGGCGGGGCTGGAGCAGGTCGAGTTTCTGGTGGCCGGTCACGCCGGCGTGGCGCCGCGGCCGCTGGCCAAGGTGGCGTCGGGCGGCGAACTGGCGCGCATCGCGCTGGCCATTTCGGTGATCACCTCCAACGCGACCACCACGCCGACCTTGATCTTCGACGAGGTGGACAGCGGCATAGGTGGCGCCGTGGCCGAAGTGGTGGGGCGCCTGCTCAAGCGCCTGGGGCAGCAGCGCCAGGTGCTGTGCGTGACCCACCTGCCGCAGGTGGCCAGCCAGGCCAACCAGCACTTTCAGGTTGCGAAAGGCACCACCGACGCGGGTAAGACGGTCTCGCGTATCGATGTCCTCGACAGCAAAGCGCGGATCGAAGAAGTGGCGCGGATGCTGGGCGGGGTGGAGATCACCGCGACCACGCGCAAGCACGCGCGCGAGCTGCTGGCCGGGGTTTAA